From the genome of Nicotiana sylvestris chromosome 1, ASM39365v2, whole genome shotgun sequence:
TACACTTCCCAAAGTGTGTATAATTGCAGTAGTAGGTGGACAAAGCTAACATATAAAGTCTCAGACGTTTCATTACATgaattaattaaaacaagttgaGTTCTATTTAATTATATTATCCGTTGCCAGAAAATTAAAGAACTCAAGATTCTTACGAATAACCGCAAATAATATAGTATATGACACTCTTTTGTGATAATAAGTACGAATTTACAAAAAGTATAtgttttcttaaaaatatcagCAACGTATACATAATTCCAGATAAAGGTAATATTAGGAGTCAATTATTTATCCAATCCTTCCAAGGGCGGAACTAGTAGCCTGACTACAGGTTCGAACGAACCAATAACTTTTGCTCAAAAAATTTATTTGTGTTAAAAAGTTCaataaatatatacaaatattaaatttagaaCTCAGTTATTAACAATTGAAGTTGTTattgtataatttaaaaattatgagGTTAAAATTCTGACTCCGCCTCTAAATCCTCCGGGAGGGATACTTCTAGCTGAACTTGAGAGAACTCAGTTCTAGTTAATAAATGGATAAGTGAATCTAATGAATGTGTTAAAACCGAtaagaccaaaaaaaaaaaaaagtagtccAATGCACGGAGTTAGGGAAAGGGTCGGACCATAAGGATCTATCGTATGCAGCCTTATCCTGCATTCTGCAAGAGATTGTTTCTACGGCTTGAACCCGTAACTTCCATGTCACATGGTAACAACTTTACCAATTACGTCAAGTTTCCCTTTATATTTAACACAGATAAAAAAACAAGTAGAGTGACAAATAAGTAAGGTGCAGTTTAAAGTTCAATCAATCTCCTCATTACCGAAATAGGGAATCCATCTTAATCCTTAATTAGAACACCAATAATAAAGCTATATGATCCCACAAAAGAAGTTCTTGTTTTTTAAGAAAACGCGTTTGGACCAGTAGTTGAAGTTGAGCAAAGCATCAAATAATCATATTTAGGAGTTTGGGccattaattaaaaaaacttgTAAAGATACATAATGGAAAGATAAGAGCATGATTTGGAAGTCAAAAGTTAACATCTTATAACAACTACTACCATGAATGCTACTTCCTTTTTTGTTGTGTAATGTGATTACTATTGAATGAGTTAAGACAACAGCTAGCATCTTGTTGCACTACAGCTATTTGTATTCTGGAACTCTCTTTTTCCAAAAGGATTACcacaaaaaattatatttaaatcTTAGCTCTTggatttgtaaaaaaaaaaaaaacatgttggaCACTTGGAAACTTTCTAGACGCACGATTAATAAGAACATTGGAAGGCaacaaaaaagtaaaaaaagacaAAAATTAATGAAAGAGATTTTTACGTCAATAATACTCCTATCACTTTCATCTTCAAATCATGCACATACTTATCGTGTTAAAAAAAATCATGCACAAACTTAAGAATATTCGGAAAATACTTGAAATTGACTCAAGTGTTAGCCCACGAGTGGTAAAACAAcagtttgttttatttttggcatttcaccAACGGGGAAGCTGATTACAATTATTTCAAGAAACTTCACAAGTTCATCATTTTACTTTAGTATTATTTAAGTGAAAGATTGTTATTAGATATTCTAACAAGTTCATTGAAAATACTTACTATTAGTGTATTTAAGTCGAGAATTGTTTCAATGACTTTTCTTAGACGATGGTATCAAAGTGTACACTATCAGTTCATAGAAGCAGGCACCGCGGCCAGGGCGGAGCTAGAGCAGAACATACGGGTTCGGTCAAACCCAATAGTTTTTATTCAAGCCATGTATTGTCTTAAAAAATTCATcgaatatatataatttattaatttagaacctatAACTTAAACAGATTAGATTCCCGAACCCCCATAAACTTCAAAGTATGACTCTGACCGTGCAAATGCAATGGTGGAAATACCAAACTTAACCTTGAATCAAGTGACCAGTGAGAGGAACCCAATTGTTCCACCTCTATGACCAGCTTTACGGTTCAGACGCAACAGTCCACAAGTCTAAGGAACCTCAAGGATAAAGGACAAGATATATTTCAAGAGGGACAGctggaaatttaaaaaaaaaaaaagaggattaTTTCAAACTTCTGATATGCTAAAAATACCAACCAAACACTCCCGAACGTTTACAATAAAATGAAGGGCGAGGCCCGCCTTGCAGTCAATGAAATGTCGAAAACTGTGCGAAACCAAAGTTACAAACAAAGACAGTGATTTTATTCTCACATGCCTTTAGCCATAATAAGCAGAATTACTGTGCTGGTGGAAATAACAAATAACCGGTGAAATAATTGAAGCACACTCAGGCTGCCTGGGAGACCAACTCATCAAAacaggaaaaaaaacaaaaataaaggacCAAGAATCCAGAAGACCTAAAAGCAGATATACCTCTCATTTTCAACAATTGCAGATGATTGCCTGAGGGGCCAATAGAAATGAAAGTTACATTATCTTTGTGGTGGAGTGAGTGGTAGATCCATTGTTGCATATCCATTCAGAAAAATTGTGTCACGAGTTCGTACAAATGAAAGCCTCCATGACTGGAAGGTACAAACTCTTAGCCCCTTGCAATACGACCATCCGGAAAGGGAAAGGGAGGAGGGGTGGGGTACATCCAGTTGTCCAACAAGCAGAGACAATTGTGTCGGAATCAGAATCATTAATCATTCATTGTGGTACATAAGTACAAAAATGAGTACATATCTGAAAGCCATATGATGTTAGTGCTAACTGTGCTAACAAAGTAAAGTAATCTAGGATTGAGAGAAAATCAACTGCTTAATTTTAGGACAATGCTAACTGCTAAAAAAGTAAAGTATAATCTAGGATTACCAGAAAATATTTTAGATAATACTAACTTCACAGACCACCGCACTCTTGATTTTACGCCGGAGAGCCCTAGACCAGATTTTGACCTAGTAGAGAGACCAAAGATAAGCAAAAGGAGGCAACAAACGTATGTGAAATTTCTGTCCATGACTAGCACAATCATCAGTTACACTACTCCAGAAGGAAGGCGCATGACCAGCTGTCCACCGAAAACACTGCAATATATTTAAAATGTGCAAGATGTTATAGTCAATACAGCTTTGTGAAAAGCAAATAAGGAGGAAATCCAGAGGATAAGAAACAAATTGACATGCAGAGCATTTTCAACCTTTTAACATAGTAGTAACAGAAGTCTGctaagataaaggtttgaacaatttCGGATATAAGAACCATTGAAGGCCATAGACCATGACCCAATGCAACCAGCAGATGACCGCGACTGTCCAAGACCTGACACAAAGCCAAGAAGAAATCAGAAGGTTATCACAGCTGTATAGCATGGGTGTACAAATGAATCTGGAGACTAAGAGAACTTAAATACTCCTTAAATAGTAATAGCAAAGTTTATAATGCCAACAAGATCCTACCATGTGAATATATGACCAACCAATACATATTCCCGCATTGACAAATTATCATACATCAAACATCTTGATGAACCAATTGAAAAATAATTGAACATTCTTAATGAATTCCACACAAATAGTGAGTACTCGGTATGACAATAATGCAATTCGATGCCTGCTTAACTAAAGATGTTCCATACAATGTTTTAAAAGGCAGGGGCGTGAGGCGAGACGTTTTACCTCTAACGAGGCGAGGCGTAAGCCCAGAGACATGGGGTGTAAGTCCCACGGATctttaaattttattaatttcaagaattttaagatagtataaaataaaaaataattatataaattataataaaaacacaaaattataacaaataatctatttaaaatatttataaattataattcaaatatgaataatacaaaaaatatgacatatatcataatatgcaaattagttGCAACATCGTTACAACTCAAACATAAAAGGTAATGTATTCGATGCGAAATGTTATATGTATCTCTTAAGGAATAATGAATCTTGAAAAAATTTcgatattataatttgatatttttcttaaattattcctttttatttaatatgctttctatttgaaagagaatttttataaaaatataattcataatttaaatatgattctctagcattatttatttttaagtttcaacaagttaataaagtgacacataattcATCATACAATaccatgataactaattatttgcaaatagttactagctaattttgagctattaaattaataagtattgtatctcgtaaacgtgaaaaaataatatttaaaaaaatgattaaaaaaaattatggactattagttaataaataaatactttttaaatgaaagatttatttaaaattaactaTCATAGCAGTCTTATTGAATAACgtgcaataatttttattttaattatgacataaaatactctcaacttaatgatttatgattaagaaaaacgtaattttgaatagtcagtgatttattaagaaaatttgaggatttacaagGTTAGTTACATACAATTGCATAAAGTTCTATTAGGCGAGCCCAGTACACTGGGCGTTGGGCGTGTCCGGGCGTAAGTCTCACGGAACTAAGCCCCACCTATAAGCCCAGGGGCGTTTTACGAGTGCTCCGCCCCGGGGCGAGCCCCGAGCGAGTCCCAGTTTTGCCTTTTAAAACAGAGGTTCCATACAGTACCCCTAAGCTAAGCCAATTAGGCagttaatttaaaatatatatatataatcagaGCATCATATCAGCTAGTTAATTTTCTTCAGAGCAAACCATGCTGGGTAAAATCATAAAATGCAGCTCCATCCAGGAAATATGAATGACATTCAAATAAAGTTATCTGACAAGTTTTGATATCCAAATAATTCACGAACTGAGAGTTTGCAAATCAAACCTGGAGAACCCAGTGAGCACAGCTTAAGAACCTTGCAACACCCAATGCAAATACATAATGAGCTGTGAATGGTTCAACTATCTGTATATAAAACATCAAAGGACTTGTCAAAGGCAGTTGATTCTAGTTCCGCAACACAAAAATActgacgggggggggggggtctgcaTTTCATAAATAATTACATGCAACTATACCTTAGTGTTTTGCATGACACGAAGTTGAGGTAGCACAGAAACTGCCTCCAAGTAAACACAGAAAGCCCAGAAGACTCTATTAACGAAGAGATGTGATGTAGATGGATGAATTAATAAAGCTAATGCAGCACAAGGGATCACctgaagaaaattgaaaaaaaaaaaggatatatGTGTTCTTctcaaaagaaaatagaagaaactcTGCAGAGAGTGGGCATTACAAGAGTCGTGCAAACAAAATTAATACAAAAACAAGGAGACGTAATGAAACCAGCTGCTTGAATGAATATCAGATAATTTACAATCTTGAAATGAAGATAAAACTGAAAGCCACACAGACTCCTTTCAGAGTCCGCAGAAAATTATTTTGCAAAACGATTCATAATACCCAATGCCAGAGATATATTGGTCTGAAGGGTAGCTTCTATAGCCATGGCAAGATAGAAGTCTCTGGTCGCTTCACTAACATGGCATTGCTAAGCTGACAAAATAATCCATGAATAAATTACTACTTCGAAATGCTTACTAGAAAATAGGTTGTACTCCCTCAATGCCACTTTATTTTACACCATTTGATTGGACACTGAATCTAAGCTTTCAAATTTGACTTGTGTGTTATACAAGTAATAGTGGAAGAAAAATTATTATTTGAAAAAAAGTTTGATAGTGGAAACATGGCATCAAAGTTTGAAGTCTGAATCTTATAAATTACAAAAGTTGTATATAAAATAAGATTTTTGGTGGAATAGTGTCGAAACTTTAATAAATAGAAGAATACCATAAAAATTGGGCAGGGAGATTAGAAGATATGCTGGTATCAAATATCAACATTGGATAGCAGTTGAGGTTTGAGTGTGAGTTCAATAAACCCTTTAGCTTTCATCTATCAAAAGAGACATAAGATTAATAAATTTATGAAGTGGATGACTAAATTAGATAGTAAATAGAGCACTGCAGCTGGTAACAACTGAATGTGTTTTAGTTCTTAGGCTCCTGAAGGAAGAACTGTGTTTTGAACTTTTGGTTACTCTTATATTACTAACAAAGGTGCTTTATTACTGAATTTGAATTGCTGTACTGAAAGTAATAAATAAATAGAATAGAAGGAGAAGTTATAAGAAGATGATCAGCCCGTTCATTTTTGCCTTTACCTTCTTCTGTTGTGGGAGCAGAGGTTACTAGGAGGGGGCTATGCTATCTGTAACTTGAGATACACCAAATTGACTAAAATATTTCAATAGATTGTTTATTCACACGAATTCCAAACACTGAGAACCATTTTAAGTACAAATTTGACATTAAATATGATAATAAGACAACAGAGTtcatatttctttttttcttccaaTAGATACAATAAAATTCTTTTTTCCTCTAATCAAATTAGTTGAACAATTTTCATTATCTTAAGACCCCTAAAAGATACCGATCCGGATAACTTAATACAAATAAGTTTTGACATATATTCATGCTTTAGTGTATCTTGCCTAAGCAAGGACCTAATGTGAGCTAGTTCTTTGCTTCATATATGTCAAATATATTGAGAGTGAATGCACATTATGTTGAAATTAATCACATCTGATATGAAAATATCGTCGGATCCACACTATATGCAATTATGATGTTAAAATGAGCAAAATCTTTTTATTATATCCCGGAGTGTTTAGATGAAAACATAGTATAGCTTTGTTATTATAACAATAGTGGATTCCTATAAATTACATTAATTTTGAATAGACAGAAAGAGTGCCAAATATTACTAAACTCAAAATATGTAAAAGTTAATACTTACACATTTTTCTGATAAAATAGAAAGTGGGTAAAACAACTCTTAAAACGTCAACCTTTGATTTGTCAGAAAGTTTAAAGACACATCTAAATGTTATCCTTCATTACTTGAGAGTTGGGACAGTACATGTACAAGGAGGATAGCATAAAAGAGACAGTGCCCACGTCCTGGTAATCCTTTTAGACTTTGGCATTCTACAGTTTTCAATAACTATCCTGTCGTTTTCCAGTAACCAATTCATATCGAAAAACAGTGCAGAGGAGTGAGTAGAATAAAATATTCAGAGCAAAATAACCTTGCATCTATAACTTAATATCATTTTCATATAATGAGCTAATTGCTAAATATGACAAAGTAGTGCAAAAATCGCCAGCGActtcttaattaaaaaaaatttaaaaaataaaaaaataaaaatcgaaCATCAAAGTGAACCAGAATCTACTTTTGTATGGCGAAAACAAAAGACGCtaaaacattttttggaaatGGCATGGCAGGTGATCAGACCAAGAGCATGATACTGTTAGTTGTGCATACTAAACTTATACTTTTGAATTGCATGACTGGATGAGTAAGTTGTATGTCAGATTTTATCCACATCAAAAACTTGTTATTTGTCGAGATCTTTCTTTGTTTATATCTGTAAAACTGGAGTTTTCAACACTAGCACTCTAGCAGTTCCTGGTGAGAATTGTATCTTTCTTTGAGAGGAAGATGCCAAATTAGAAACTAGCCCCAATGACACAACTAAgtacaacttaacaagaaaattgAGAAAAGGTATGCATAAGGTGTTTGTGACTTACCACGTAATAGATTAAAAAATTGTCTTTGTCCTCCATGTAACTTGATTTAAGCTTAAAACGGATCATATAAATAACCCACAAGGTCGTAGCCAATGTAGCTAAATCAAGTAAAGTGTGGATATCATATTCCATGACAAAACTGCAATACAGTCTAACAGCCAAAAACATAGCAGTGAGCTCCTGCGATTTGAGTGAAAGCCCTGCAACAATATACGACAAAGTTATAAATTACTATTGTTGCTTATGGAATATGCAGTCAGAAAAAACTGAGGCAAAGAATTGACACAGAAATAAAAGGCATAGTTGCCAAAATAAATGTTTCATTTTCCACATCTAAAATCGAGAAAAAGATTCCTATTGCATGCATCTAAGGAAGAAAGAGGAAGATgaaaagaaaaacttaaaacCAAATTTAACAAATCCCATAAAAATGTGGAAAGCAGTAAACGAATACCAAAAGGTTCAATGTTAAACTATCTCCAGTCTGCCTTTCACTTCTACAGTCTCATATTTTTACTTGTTTCCAATTAACATTTTTTTTCAAGAACTTTAAGCATGCGCATAAAATAGTTTAAGCCATGTTTACTAGTCCTCAGAGAAACCATAACCAGCACGAGCTCCAAAAAACCAAGCACGTGCTTTAGCTCTTATTCACCTGTCACCTCTCTGATTAAAAATTGTTAGCCATGAGAAAAGGACTGTTTTACATATCTGAAGATACTCCTTATGACTAATGtttgtaaagaaaaggaaaaaacccTAGCAAGTTAGCATAGGTCTGTGTCACACTGCTTAATATTCCTCCTAGAAAACTGTTGCATCATAAATTTCGTCAGTCGCATTCAATAATGGCAGCCCGACCCAAGAAGGATCACACAATCGCCCAAAGGGTATTATGTACGCAAAACGCAATGACTGATTTCACAACTCAGAACCGGTGACGGCCAAGGAAACAACTTCACCATACCTCGAGGCTACCCTTCATTCATAACATATTATAGATCAACAAAAtcaacacccccccccccaaacaccATCCCACTCTTCAAAtccattttaaaaaataaaaaaaaccgtTAATCTGAAATTGCACCTAGTGACGATCTGTTATCCAAACTATGAAGCAACAGACCTCTAGATTACTTCAATTTCTAATTCAAATCAACAAACAAAACCCTAGAGTTCATCAACAGCTCAACCAAAAAAGTTAGATCTTTCTAAATTCAGGCAAACGAAGCAATCTTTTGACAATTACACAATTCGTAAATAAAGGGAGGAAGGAATTTAATTACCGGCACAAGTTTTCTCTTTCATGAGCTTATAGATGAGAACTGAGATTCCAATGGAATGAACAGCCTCAGCGGCAACGAAGAGGTTATCGTGATCGTGAACGATGGCACGTAGGAGAACAAGCGCCGCCATGCCGGTGATGACCGCCAGAAAAGCCTTCACCTTTGGCGGTTGCCGGCGGACCCATGTCGACACGGCGTGGATCGGCCTCCGTGTCGTCCTCATGCTGCTTGTTTTGTTTTTCTCGATTTGAGGATGGATATGCCTAAAATTCGATAATGAAATTAAACTTTATGAATGAAATATACGAGGAGGTGAATATTGGTGAAAATACAATATGTTGCGAAAGAATTCATTAATTAGGAGGAGACGATCTTCTCGGACACTAACCTGTGTAATGTACTAGTATACCTTGTTCGGGGCTTCGGAAGAATAAAAATTAGGAGGGGATTTGAATTGACTTATTTTAAGTGTTTATTGGCTTTTAATTACTTTTTTAGTTTTTGTAGTGTTTCGTAATGATAAAAAGTACTTAGAAATACTTATATTTAGGCATGAAAGGTACAAAAATTAGTCAAAAGCCAAAAGTTGGATATTACTAACTTATGGTTTTTGACTTTACACTCTGTTTGAATCATTGTTAAACATCATTTATGTATTATATCGTTTTATGGATACACCATTTGGATAGAGTATATAATTTGTTGttgtttaataatatttttattgtttGGTGTGACTGTATTGTACTATACTGTCACCGATAAATTTATTAAAAtatcctcatttattttaaatgttaAATTTATCTAGAAttattctaaaaaataatttatgtAAACTTTTTTCTACTAATTTATCACTAATTATGTAGCTTGAAAACAATAGAAAAAACGGAAGAAAAAGGTTAACTATTATTagcaacaaaagaaaaaaatatataatgaTGGAAAAAGACAAGAAAATGAAAGGAGATCTGGACGAAAAGAATGGCACGAACCAATTCCGGAAAAGATGGACGAAGACAAAGTTGGTTAATAGGTTGGAGATTTGaagttaaatttttatttttaaagaagaagaagaagaagataaagggCAAAGTAGAATAATGGAGTAAAAAGTAAAGGCATAACtggaaagaaaaataggaaacaatcccATCACATCAAATCGATTGTTTCATATAATGAGATTTTTTGTTGTTCCAGAACAATGaatttaacaatacaatacaatcaattttaataaacaatcaaaacaaatattgttttagggtacagtacaatacaatgggtaacaaccatccaaacaagctgttagctATAAGCTACTttttaaaagccaatccaaacaccctctagGCTCTGGGaaagtaaagaaaaaatataGGTCAACTGAACAATAGCATGCatcacgggggggggggggggcacacAATAGCATGTGGTGAAATTTTTATTGTGGTTTCTTGGTTATTGAACTACTAGTTAGGGATAACTCGTTACTAGTTAGGGATAACTCGTGCATAGCACGGATCCAATAACATTATGATGTCGTTTGATATGATGTATTAGAGAGTAGTACATATTTTAGCTTTAGTATTATAATCCATTGTTTGATAGTAATTTTTCGATTTATGTATAACCAATATTTGTATTAGTTTACACCCTATTCAATACAATTTTTATACCTAACAACCATTGGATTAGCAATATCATAATTTTTCAGACATGAATAGCATGTGGTGAAAATTTTATTGTGGTTTCTTGGTTATTGAACTACTAGTTAGGGATAACTCGTGCATAGCACAGATCCAATAACATTATGTTGTCGTTTGATATGATGTATTAGAGAGTAGTACATATTTTAGCTTTAGTATTATAATCCATTGTTTGATAGTAATTTTTCGATTTATGTATAACCAATATTTGTATTAGTTTACACCCTATTCAATACAATTTTTATACCTAACAACCATTGGATTAGCAATATCATAATTTTTCAGACATGAATAATCATGATATTTCACCAACATAGTTCACTGAAATTATAGGTAGCTCATAATTATATTTGTATCAAGTCATTGCATAGAACTGAGTCTAAGACTTGTGGCGCAACAAAGTTAATCATAAACCTATTGACTGAAACACATACATCAATAATAACAAACTTCATAatacaaatattttaaaatattaatcacatagtTTGAGAATTATATTTGAGATGATAAAACAGAAACATGTTACTTCCTCTTAATTTTTGCCAATATTAAAATCTTCTGTTTTGGTGGATATGCACTTCCAATTTTGACCAGGCTTGACTTAAGATGTACATGAAAACTGACAATTACACTATGATTGAATACTTAAAGAATGATAATTGGCGGAATATGGTAATACAATATATCAACAGAAAATTCGAAATATGTATCTTAAAATGCATAAAATGTGTATAGGCTAATTATTCGAATTATCGACTCAACAAAATatagaaagaaggaaaaaaaattcaTCATGAAGTTATGAATAAAACACACATGTCCAGATTATGGCATATATAACAATTATGTGATATATAAAGGTGGAAATACAATATACCAAACATGATTTTGAAATAAGAGAATGGGTGAAAAAAAGTTTGCAAAAGACTTTGTAACTAACTAGAGGAATGCAGTCATCGTAGATGTTAGAGTTTGATCCAAACTCTCCTTTTGTAAGCTATTTCTACATCACCAAATAGCAGAGATTGCATAGAGATGAAATGGTTAACATCTCTCAAAACACGTCGACTTTCTCTCTCTACTCTCACTCATGCCCTCGGCGCATGTTAGCTAAACATAAGCCGGTGTGTCCAGGGGCGCGAGGACGAGGAAGACCAAAAAAAGTACCCATAGTTTCATTTGGGAGCTCAATTGGAGCTCGAAATCAAGGTGACGGAACTCCTAAGGCAACAACAATAGCTTCCCCTGTGCAAATGGCTGAAGAGATTAGATCTGTGAAAATAGGATATACATCAAACCCTAGTGGGATTTCAAAGAAGCTAACCATAACTGAACCTCTGAAGAATACTACAGAGGCAATAACTGAGAGAAATACATAATCGAAGGCAGAGGAAATTAATGAAACAGTGACTTTAGAGTAGAAATCAACTTAACAAACAGCAGAGGCAGCAAAGCCGGTGGGTGCATGGACAAATATGTTCAAAAGAAATAGATCTGCAATAAATGGTATGTCACTATCCTACATCCCACCACAAATTATAAATGGCCAAACCGTggtgcaattagaagcagaagaAGTCAAACCAGAGGAGGAAAAATGGAAGTGTTCTTTAATTGCCTACATCATAGGAGAGACACCAA
Proteins encoded in this window:
- the LOC104245455 gene encoding uncharacterized protein — encoded protein: MRTTRRPIHAVSTWVRRQPPKVKAFLAVITGMAALVLLRAIVHDHDNLFVAAEAVHSIGISVLIYKLMKEKTCAGLSLKSQELTAMFLAVRLYCSFVMEYDIHTLLDLATLATTLWVIYMIRFKLKSSYMEDKDNFLIYYVVIPCAALALLIHPSTSHLFVNRVFWAFCVYLEAVSVLPQLRVMQNTKIVEPFTAHYVFALGVARFLSCAHWVLQVLDSRGHLLVALGHGLWPSMVLISEIVQTFILADFCYYYVKSVFGGQLVMRLPSGVV